TTTCCGGAGACGGCCGGGTCGCCTACCGCTTCGAAAAGGAAGGGAGGGTGATCGCGGCGGAGCTCGCGCCCGGCGCGGCTGTCGGATCAGACGTCCTCGGCGATCTCCTGCCATTCAAGAACCCGCCCGGCTGGATCGACGCCCGCGACGGCGCGGCAAACCCGCCGCCGCTCTGGCTCGTTGACCCGACGACGTTCTATCGGAAATCGTACGATGAGAAGAATCGCCTGCTCTACATTCAGTTCAACATCGTGGCGAATCGGCCCGGAGAAACGATCGCTCAGTTCTTCGGCGCGATCCCGGCGTTCGCCCGGGCGCATCCGGTTGAAAAGCTCGTGCTCGACGTTCGCCAGAACGCCGGCGGCAACAATCAACTGAACGCGCCGATCGTGCGGGCAGTTCTCGCGTCGGGGCTCGGGGAGCGGGGGAGGCTCTTCGTGGTGATCGGCCGCGAAACGTTTTCCGCGGCGGAAAACCTCGTGAACGACCTTTCGAAATTGGCGAGCCCGATTTTCGTCGGCGAGCCCACGGGCGCGAGTCCGAATGAATACGGCGACCCGGAGAGGGTGACGCTGCCGGAAAGCGGCCTCGTCGTTTCCGTCTCGACGTTCTTCTACACGGACGCCGGCCGCCACGCGGGGACCCGGACGAATCCGGAAGTGCCGACGGAGCTGTCGTTCGACGAATACCGGAACAACGTGGACCCCGCGATGGACCGGATCGTGAGGTACCGGTCTCTCACCGCGGCGCTCACCGCGGCGATCGCGGCGGCGGACTCGACCGGTCTCGATCGAGCCTATCGGGCGTTCAAGTCCTCGCCGGAGACGTCGTGGATCCAGACCGAGCGTGAAACGAATTCTCTCGGCTACTCCCTCCTCGGGGAAGGCAAGACTTCGCTCGCGGTCCTCTTGTTTCGTCTGAACGCGGAGTCGTACCCCGATTCGGTGAACGTTTACGACAGCCTTGGCGAGGCGTGCTCCGCAGCCGGAGACGTCACTTGCGCCCGCGAGAGCTACTCTCGGCTCCTCGAGCTCGATCCGGGAAACGACACGGCCCGACGGGCGCTCGCGAAGCTCCCTTCGCGCTGACCCCGGCCCCGGCGGCGCTTGGCGTCGTCCCGCCTCCCCGCGCCTCACGGTCGCGGCAAACGACAAGGAGCTTCGGAGCCAGAGCGGTCGCCCGCGTCCCGTATAACGGCGCGTATGGTCCGCGCCTGGCTCTTACCCGAACTTGACGGTGTAGGCGAGCGACTTGAGGTCCTTCATCCGGTCCACGTACACGATCCCGTCCAGGTGGTCGATCTCGTGCTGCAGGACCCGGGCGTGGAACCCCTCCGCCTCGAATTCGACCGGCTTTCCCTTCCGGTCGATCGCCCGCACGCGGACTTTCTTGTACCGCGGGACCTCGCCTCCCCAGAGGAACGGCAGCGAAAGGCATCCCTCGGAATCGGTCTCCATCTCGTCGCCGACCGGCTCGTAGCGCGCGTTGAAGTAGACGGTCGGGGCGACGGCCTTCTCCTTCTTGTTCCGCCGTTCGGGAACGACCTCGTAGAGGAACACGCGCAGTCCCGTGAAGACCTGAGGCGCGGCGATGCCGGTGCCGTCGTACTCGCGCATCGTGTCCATGAGCATGGTTACGAACGGCTCGAAAGCGCCCCGGGCGACGGCTTTCGGGTCCACGTCGACGGCCACTTCGCGCAGGACTTTGACGCCGAGCTTGGAAACCTTCAGAATCATGGGAAGCGAAGAATATCCCAATGAAATCTCCGATCCGCGTGGTCTTGAATCCCGTTGCGGGGAACGGCCGCGCCCGGTCCGAGGCGGCGCCCGTGACTCGCCGGCTGCGCGAGCTCGGCGCGGAGTTCGAGATCGTGCGCACGCTCGCTCCGGGCCATGCGACCGAGCTCGCGCGAGAGTTCGCCGCGAAGGAAGCCGACGGCGTCGTCGCCGTCCTCGGCGGGGACGGCACCGTGCACGAGGTCGTCCAGGCGCTCGGCGCGAGCGGCGGACGGGGGGTCCTCGCGTTCATTCCGGGCGGCGGGGGAAACGACGCGCGGCGCACGATCGGATCCCCGAACGATGTCTTCTCGGCGGTGGAGGTCGCAGCCGCCGGAGCCGAGAAGCGGCTCGATCTCGGCCGCTTTGCCGGCGAGCTCTTCTTCAACGGCGTCGGGGTCGGCCTCGACGGCGCGGCGGCGGCCCGGTCGAAGGCGTTCACCCGGCTGCGCGGCCTGCCGGCCTACCTGCTCGCGGCGGTGGCCACGATCGCGACGTTCGAAGCGCCGGTCCTTCGTCTCGAGGGGGCCGGGTTTCGCCGGGAGGAGAGGGCCCTCCTCTGCGCGATCGGCAACGGGCCGTCGTGCGGCGGCGGGTTCCTCCTCACGCCGGACGCGCGGCCGGACGACGGCCTCCTCGACGCGTGCCTCTTCGGCGCGCTCGGGCGGCTCGCGACGCTCGCGAACCTGCCGAAGGCGTTGACCGGCGCGCACCGGACCCATCCGAAGGCGTCTTTCTTCCGCGGCGCGTCGTTCATGCTCTCGGCGGACCGGCCGCTCTTCGCCCATGTCGACGGCGAGATCCGCCGCCCGGAGTTCCCCGTGACGTTCACGGTCGAGCCGGGCGTGATCCGGGTGCGGGCCTCCCTCGCGAAATCCTGACCGGAGCCGGCGAAACCTTTTCGTCCGACCGCCGTCCTATATCGACAGATGTCACGATTCGCGCGGCGATCCGCGTCCCGGCGATCCGGAATCCCGCCCCCGGCGGCGGAGCTGGAAGTCCTCGCGTGTCTGAGGCAAGGAGGAGAGCTCGACGCCCGCGCCATCCGGGAGGCGCTCCGGCCGACCCGCCCGCTCTCGCATTCCTCGGTCGCAACGCTCCTGGGACGGCTGGAGGCGAAGGGGCTCGTCGCGCGCCGGCCGGCGGAGAGCGGGAAAGCCTACCTCTACCGGGCGTCCGGGAAGTCGGGCGAAGCGATGGAGGGCTTGCTGCGCCGCCTCGTCCGACGGGTCTTCGGCGGCGACCGGTTGTCCGTGGTCTCCACACTTTACGCGGAGCCCGTGTCGAAGGAGGAGATCGAAGAGCTCCGGCGGCTCGTCGAGACCCTCGGCGAGCGGGGTCGGGGAGACGCATCGTGAGCGCGGGATCGGCGGTCGCCCGCGAGTGGGCGCTGCATCTCTTCCAGATGACGCTTCAGGGAAGCCTCGTCGCGGCTCTCCTCCTTGCGTTTGCCGCGGCGTCGCCGCGATCGTCGCCGAGGTTCCGCTCCGCTCTCCTGTCGATCGCGCTCGCGAAATTCGTCGTCCCGCCGATGCTTCCGTTCCCGACCGGCGTCTTCAGCCGGTTCGACGCGTCGCCGCGGGCGTTCTTCTCCCGGTGCGGCGTGGGGGCGTGCGCGGCGATCGCCCTGCTGCACGGCACGGGTTTCGCCGTGTCCCTCGCGCGCCTCGTTGCCGTCCGCCGTCGGGCCCGGGGCTGGGTCCGGCGGTCGAGGCCGCTGGAGGGCTCCGCCGCCGGCGTGTCCGCCGCGGCTGAAGCCTGGATCTCGGAGGACGTCGCGGTTCCGTGCGCGGTCGGCGGCCGCATCCTGCTGCCGGAGCGGCTCGCGGCCGCGCTCGCGAAGGGCGAGCTCGAGGCGGTGATCCTGCACGAGAGGGAGCACCTGGCGAGGCGCGATCCGGCGATGGCGGCTTTCGAGGGCTTCGTGGCGGCGTTCTGGTGGTTCCATCCGATCGCCCGCGTCCTCCTCGCCCGGCGGCGCGAGATCCGGGAGGAGCGGTGCGACGACGCGGTCCTCCGCCGGGTTTCCCGCGACACGTACCGCCGGGCGCTCGTCGCGGCGGCCGCGTTCGCGGGAGCCGGGCGGCCGGCGGCGAGCGTCGCCGCGACCGGACCGGCCGCGGAGCTCGCGCGCCGGCTGAGGCGGATCGCCGATTCGAGTCCGCGGCGCCGCCGCCGGATCGCCGCGGCTGTCGCGGTCGCCGCGGCCACGGCGCTGCTCCTGCCGGGCGTGCGGCCGGCCGCCGGACCCGCCTTCCACGCCGAGAGGACCTCGCGGTGATTCGCGCGTCTGGGCAAAGCGCGGGCGCTCGCGATGAATATCGACATTTGTCGTTGTGAAGGAGGACCCATGTGGATTCGACGGATCGTCTTCGTTCTCGGCGCGGCCTTCGCGGCGCGTCTCGGCGCGCAAATCCCCGACGACCTCTCCGCCCGGCGCGACGACCTGCGCGCGCTCGCGGAGGGGCTGCCGCGCCTCCACGCGAACGCTTTCCACGACGTGTCGCGGGCGGAGTGGGAGCGCGCCGTCGCGGCGCTCGACGCCGCGATCCCGTCGGTCGATCGGGAGGAGCTCGCCGTGGGGTTGATGCGTCTCGTCGCGAAGATCGGGGACGGCCACACGAGCCTGACGCCCTTCTTCAATCCGAAGCTCGGGTTCCATGCCGTCGGCGCGCGGCTGTACGCGTTCTCGGACGGCATTTTCGTGCGCGCCGCGGAGCCGGCCCGAAGGGACCTCGTCGGCGCGAAGCTCGTCGCCGTCGGCGGCGTCAACGTCGAAGAGGCGTTCCGGCGCGTCGCGGAGACGGTGCCGCACGACAACGACGAGGGCCTCCGGCAGGTCGTTCCGATGTATTTCGGGATCCCGGAGATCCTCCACGGCGTCGGGCTCGGTTCGCCTCGGGAAGCCGCGTGGACTCTCGAGAAGGACGGGCGGCGCTTCGACGTCGCCCTCCCCGGCACGGCGCTCCTCGGCGCCGGCGGGCAGGGCCACGCGGGAGCCGCGGCATGGGCGACGCCGGAGGGATGGATCGACGCGCGAACCGCGTCCGGCGCGGCGGCGCCCTTCTGGCTGAGACACGCGGGGGATCTCCGCGCGATGGAATACATCCCCGATCGCCGCCTCCTGTACGTCGCCTACAACGCCGTGGCGGACGCGCCCGGCGATTCCGTCGCCGCGTTCTTCGCCCGCGTGTTCCGGATCGCCGCGGAACACCCGGTCGACCGCCTCGTCCTCGACATCCGGAACAACTCCGGCGGGAACAATTACCTCAATGCGCCGATCGTGCGCGGGCTCCTGCGGTCGCACCTCGACGAGCGAGGGAAGCTCTTCGTCGTGATCGGCCGGGCGACCTTCTCGGCCGCGCAGAACCTCGTCGACGACCTTTCCCGGCTCGCCGAGCCGATCTTCGTCGGGGAACCGACGGGGTCGCGTCCGAGCCAGTACGGCGACCACGATCCCCTCGTGCTGCCGCGGAGCGGGATCACGGTGATGGTGTCTCGGATGTTCTGGCCCGACCGCACCTCTCCCGATCCGCGCCGCTGGACGGCGCCCGACGTCTCGGCGCCGCTCTCCTTCACCGACTACCGCGACGGGCGCGACCCGGCGCTCGAAGCGATCGAACGCTACCGATCCATCGCCCGGGCGCTCGCCCCGGCAATCGCCGCCGGGGACCCCGCCGCCGTCGAAAGAGAGGCGCGGGCGTTCCCCCGCGATCCGGCATCGGCCGCCGCGACCGAGCGGGAGGCCAACGGCGTCGGGTACCGCCTTCTCGCGGAAGGAAGGGTTCCCTTCGCGATCACGGTATTGCGCGTCAACGTCGAGCGGTATCCGCAGTCGCCCAACGCCCACGACAGTCTCGGCGAGGCGTATCTCGCCGCGGGAGATTACGCGCGGGCGCGGGCGAGCTACCGCGAGGTTCTTGCGCTCGACCCCGGAAACGCGAACGCCCAACGCATGCTCCGGACGATCGACGAGCGGGAAAAGCCTCGATGACTCACGGGGAGACGCCGGCGATCCGCCGCAGCAGGAGACCGAGGAGGAACGCCACGGCCGCGACGCCGATCGAGAAGAGCGCCATCTGGGTCATCTGCGACGCGAAGCGGCGCTCGAGGATCACGGCGGAATAGAACGAGGCGCCGGCGATGATCGCCAGGACGGCGGCGGCCATGACCGCCATGGCGGGGAAGAGGCTCCCGATCAGAGCGTAGGGGAGGATGAGGAGCGCCACGACCGTGAGATACGCGCCGCCGGTGTACGCGGCTGCCTTGAGGGGATCCTTCCCTTCCTCGTGACGGGCCTGCATGAAAGCGGACGCCGACATCGAGAGGGTCGCGGCGATCCCGGTGATCGCGCCGGCGAGCGCGACGACCGCGGTCCGGCGGAACGCGAACGAGAAGCCGACGAGCGCTCCGGTCAGCTCGATCAGGCCGTCGTTGGCGCCGAGGACCATGCTCGAGAGGAACTCGATCTTCTGTTCCCGCACCTGGCCGATCAGGCGGCTCTCGTGCAGGTTCTCGTGCTCCAGGATCCGGGTGATCGCGGCGCGGATCCGCCCGTCGCTCACCTCGTCGAGGAGCCCGCGATACGCGGCGATCATCTGCTTCTCCCGCCGCTCGAGGAGCTTGGCGGTGAACGTGAGGCCGAACAGCCGACGGACGACCCGGTAGGCGAGGCGGATCGGCGCGCCGACGCGGAAGTTCTTGCGGGGCGAGAGGTCGAGCCAGAAGCGGTAATCCTCGAGCTCGTGGCCGATCAATTCCTCGAGGATCCGCTTGAATTCCGCGTTGGACTCCCGATCGGCCAGAACCGTATAGATGACCCAGTCGCGGTACTGGTTGTACGCGAAATGCTCGGCGGCCCGGTCCAGGGCGGCCTTGGGTGCCGGAGCGGACATCGGCCGATTATGGCCCACGCCGCTCCGGCCTCTCCGGCTACGCCGGGTGCGGCTGCCGGCGCTGCTCGACGCGCGGCACGCCGAGCTTTCCGAGGAGCCACATCATCGGGCACCAGTTCGTGAATGCCGATTGAAAGAGATTCAGCCCCACGAAGGCCGTGAAGAGGTAGAAGCCCGGGTGCACCCACCAGCCGAGCGCGAGGCTCGCGAGCACGAAGGCCCCGCCGATTCCCCGAAGAGCGCGTTCCTGGTTCATCGATTTCTCCTTTCCAACCAACCGGTCTATCGGGTCCGTCCGCGCGACCAGAGCGGAACCCCGTGTTCGTCTCGAAGGCGACAGGTCTTGTCGCCCTTCTTGACCTCGCGAGCGATGATGGTCCGGGTCGCCGGGTCGGCGGCCCCGGTCACTTCGATGGCGTCGCCTTTCGCCGGTTCGAGACCGGCGCTCCGGGCGAAGTCCTTCGGGCCGAGGGCGACGTCCCATTTTTCCTCGCCGGCCGCCAGCGTGACGTGCAGGCCGCTGTCGC
This genomic window from Thermoanaerobaculia bacterium contains:
- a CDS encoding tetratricopeptide repeat protein, encoding MRWIRNSTAVATGLFWSVASAAPAPARSAEQWRRDLVTLAAELPRRHPRPFHAVRESDWRAAVADLDARIPTLSPNQTKVGFMKLVAMIGDGHTVLSPLAGPELGFHSVPVRFYQFSNGIFVRAADAEHRDLIGARLTTVGTVGVDEAIRRIAPIVSRDNDEGLKLVVPKYLGIPEILDGLGLISGDGRVAYRFEKEGRVIAAELAPGAAVGSDVLGDLLPFKNPPGWIDARDGAANPPPLWLVDPTTFYRKSYDEKNRLLYIQFNIVANRPGETIAQFFGAIPAFARAHPVEKLVLDVRQNAGGNNQLNAPIVRAVLASGLGERGRLFVVIGRETFSAAENLVNDLSKLASPIFVGEPTGASPNEYGDPERVTLPESGLVVSVSTFFYTDAGRHAGTRTNPEVPTELSFDEYRNNVDPAMDRIVRYRSLTAALTAAIAAADSTGLDRAYRAFKSSPETSWIQTERETNSLGYSLLGEGKTSLAVLLFRLNAESYPDSVNVYDSLGEACSAAGDVTCARESYSRLLELDPGNDTARRALAKLPSR
- a CDS encoding peptide deformylase yields the protein MILKVSKLGVKVLREVAVDVDPKAVARGAFEPFVTMLMDTMREYDGTGIAAPQVFTGLRVFLYEVVPERRNKKEKAVAPTVYFNARYEPVGDEMETDSEGCLSLPFLWGGEVPRYKKVRVRAIDRKGKPVEFEAEGFHARVLQHEIDHLDGIVYVDRMKDLKSLAYTVKFG
- a CDS encoding diacylglycerol kinase family protein; translated protein: MKSPIRVVLNPVAGNGRARSEAAPVTRRLRELGAEFEIVRTLAPGHATELAREFAAKEADGVVAVLGGDGTVHEVVQALGASGGRGVLAFIPGGGGNDARRTIGSPNDVFSAVEVAAAGAEKRLDLGRFAGELFFNGVGVGLDGAAAARSKAFTRLRGLPAYLLAAVATIATFEAPVLRLEGAGFRREERALLCAIGNGPSCGGGFLLTPDARPDDGLLDACLFGALGRLATLANLPKALTGAHRTHPKASFFRGASFMLSADRPLFAHVDGEIRRPEFPVTFTVEPGVIRVRASLAKS
- a CDS encoding BlaI/MecI/CopY family transcriptional regulator — translated: MSRFARRSASRRSGIPPPAAELEVLACLRQGGELDARAIREALRPTRPLSHSSVATLLGRLEAKGLVARRPAESGKAYLYRASGKSGEAMEGLLRRLVRRVFGGDRLSVVSTLYAEPVSKEEIEELRRLVETLGERGRGDAS
- a CDS encoding M56 family metallopeptidase, whose product is MSAGSAVAREWALHLFQMTLQGSLVAALLLAFAAASPRSSPRFRSALLSIALAKFVVPPMLPFPTGVFSRFDASPRAFFSRCGVGACAAIALLHGTGFAVSLARLVAVRRRARGWVRRSRPLEGSAAGVSAAAEAWISEDVAVPCAVGGRILLPERLAAALAKGELEAVILHEREHLARRDPAMAAFEGFVAAFWWFHPIARVLLARRREIREERCDDAVLRRVSRDTYRRALVAAAAFAGAGRPAASVAATGPAAELARRLRRIADSSPRRRRRIAAAVAVAAATALLLPGVRPAAGPAFHAERTSR
- a CDS encoding tetratricopeptide repeat protein; amino-acid sequence: MWIRRIVFVLGAAFAARLGAQIPDDLSARRDDLRALAEGLPRLHANAFHDVSRAEWERAVAALDAAIPSVDREELAVGLMRLVAKIGDGHTSLTPFFNPKLGFHAVGARLYAFSDGIFVRAAEPARRDLVGAKLVAVGGVNVEEAFRRVAETVPHDNDEGLRQVVPMYFGIPEILHGVGLGSPREAAWTLEKDGRRFDVALPGTALLGAGGQGHAGAAAWATPEGWIDARTASGAAAPFWLRHAGDLRAMEYIPDRRLLYVAYNAVADAPGDSVAAFFARVFRIAAEHPVDRLVLDIRNNSGGNNYLNAPIVRGLLRSHLDERGKLFVVIGRATFSAAQNLVDDLSRLAEPIFVGEPTGSRPSQYGDHDPLVLPRSGITVMVSRMFWPDRTSPDPRRWTAPDVSAPLSFTDYRDGRDPALEAIERYRSIARALAPAIAAGDPAAVEREARAFPRDPASAAATEREANGVGYRLLAEGRVPFAITVLRVNVERYPQSPNAHDSLGEAYLAAGDYARARASYREVLALDPGNANAQRMLRTIDEREKPR
- a CDS encoding VIT1/CCC1 transporter family protein, giving the protein MSAPAPKAALDRAAEHFAYNQYRDWVIYTVLADRESNAEFKRILEELIGHELEDYRFWLDLSPRKNFRVGAPIRLAYRVVRRLFGLTFTAKLLERREKQMIAAYRGLLDEVSDGRIRAAITRILEHENLHESRLIGQVREQKIEFLSSMVLGANDGLIELTGALVGFSFAFRRTAVVALAGAITGIAATLSMSASAFMQARHEEGKDPLKAAAYTGGAYLTVVALLILPYALIGSLFPAMAVMAAAVLAIIAGASFYSAVILERRFASQMTQMALFSIGVAAVAFLLGLLLRRIAGVSP
- a CDS encoding DUF2892 domain-containing protein, with protein sequence MNQERALRGIGGAFVLASLALGWWVHPGFYLFTAFVGLNLFQSAFTNWCPMMWLLGKLGVPRVEQRRQPHPA